One genomic window of Clostridioides sp. ES-S-0054-01 includes the following:
- a CDS encoding ABC transporter ATP-binding protein: MKTLKIKNLKKIYGKYENEVHAIAGIDLEIEPKKFTAIVGASGSGKSTLLHCMAGLDKPTSGNVYLDDLDIYTLNDDKLSKIRREEFGFIFQSYNLIPVINVYDNIVLPVLLDSKREDKTHINNLIFRLGLESQVKRFPNELSGGQQQRVAIARALANKPSVIFADEPTGNLDSKTTAEVMELLEICVKEFSQTLVMITHSDKIAETADKIITISDGKIVKILDKSLKEHNMGETEIKI, from the coding sequence ATGAAAACACTGAAAATAAAAAATTTAAAAAAGATATATGGTAAATATGAAAATGAAGTTCATGCAATAGCAGGAATTGACCTTGAAATAGAACCTAAAAAGTTTACAGCAATAGTAGGAGCTAGTGGTTCTGGGAAAAGTACATTACTTCATTGTATGGCAGGTCTTGACAAACCAACATCAGGAAACGTGTATTTAGATGATTTAGATATTTATACATTAAATGATGATAAGTTATCAAAAATACGTAGAGAAGAGTTTGGATTTATATTTCAAAGTTATAATCTTATACCTGTTATAAATGTATATGACAATATAGTATTACCTGTATTATTAGATTCAAAACGAGAGGATAAAACACATATAAATAATCTTATATTCCGTTTAGGATTAGAGTCACAAGTAAAAAGGTTTCCTAATGAGCTTTCTGGAGGTCAACAACAAAGAGTTGCAATTGCAAGAGCCTTAGCAAATAAACCATCTGTGATATTTGCAGATGAACCAACAGGAAACTTAGATAGTAAGACTACAGCGGAGGTAATGGAGTTGCTTGAAATTTGTGTAAAGGAGTTTTCTCAAACACTTGTTATGATTACTCACAGTGATAAAATAGCGGAGACTGCAGATAAAATAATTACTATAAGTGATGGGAAAATTGTGAAAATTTTAGATAAAAGTTTGAAAGAGCATAATATGGGTGAAACTGAAATTAAAATTTAA
- a CDS encoding S8 family serine peptidase, which translates to MEKIKVAVVDTGIDVNDDSIKKYIKFNKNIQLEEIVEYKDLDDTHGHGTLCSKTILSVCRNTDRIEIYPIKIFNQGGRTSGERLLEALERNLDSDIDLINISASTLNDKYKRELKYICEELCKKGKIIISSHHKRAKDCDSFPTVFNSVIGVTGSNDIYNDNDYIYEKGKKIQMIANTKECFVEFRNEVTHFGKSSRASAVVTGIICNIFNKYGKVMFDELEKIFEKESLDKNINTVKSKFRNKQNDFDICITKNQKLDISRRIVNMINKKFAVHKIDLDFLDKYSIFNNFTDLGNHNAFKFLTEINKEFEIEISYKGLFLYELENLNDLVNLVCKHLNKASVNNSI; encoded by the coding sequence ATGGAAAAAATAAAAGTAGCAGTAGTTGATACTGGTATAGATGTAAATGATGATTCTATAAAAAAATATATAAAATTTAATAAAAATATTCAGCTTGAAGAAATAGTTGAATATAAAGATTTAGATGATACACATGGGCATGGAACTCTTTGTTCAAAAACAATCCTATCAGTATGTAGAAATACTGATAGGATTGAAATTTATCCAATAAAAATTTTTAATCAAGGAGGGCGTACTAGTGGAGAGAGATTATTAGAAGCATTAGAAAGAAATTTAGATTCAGATATCGATTTAATAAATATTTCAGCATCTACTTTAAATGATAAATATAAGCGAGAATTAAAATATATATGTGAAGAACTTTGTAAGAAAGGAAAAATTATAATATCATCTCACCATAAAAGAGCTAAGGATTGTGATAGTTTTCCTACTGTTTTTAATTCTGTTATAGGTGTAACTGGAAGTAATGATATTTATAATGATAATGATTATATCTATGAAAAGGGAAAAAAGATTCAAATGATAGCGAATACAAAAGAGTGTTTTGTTGAATTTAGGAATGAAGTAACTCATTTTGGAAAGAGCAGTAGAGCTTCAGCTGTTGTAACAGGGATTATCTGTAACATATTTAATAAATATGGAAAAGTAATGTTTGATGAACTTGAAAAAATTTTTGAAAAAGAAAGCTTAGATAAAAATATTAATACAGTTAAATCAAAATTTAGAAATAAGCAGAATGATTTTGATATATGTATTACCAAAAACCAAAAATTAGATATTTCAAGACGAATTGTCAATATGATAAATAAAAAGTTTGCTGTACATAAAATAGACTTAGATTTTTTAGATAAATATTCTATATTTAATAACTTTACAGATTTAGGAAATCATAATGCGTTTAAGTTTCTTACAGAGATAAATAAAGAATTTGAAATTGAGATAAGTTATAAAGGACTGTTTTTATATGAGCTAGAGAATTTAAATGATTTGGTGAATTTGGTATGTAAGCATTTGAATAAAGCTAGTGTCAATAACTCTATTTAA
- a CDS encoding radical SAM protein: MEDRFFINDVCDNIINENQVILANKINGKWIKIPIECYKVIEYSIKNKKPLDKLEDVFNFDEDKKYYKQVVDKLEQLGFVSNFIVDKFKLERVNLVSFSPTNRCNLRCDYCCADSKIENKDYLDTEELKEAIDNIVKINPRILTITGGEPLLRDDFFEILSYTKEKFKGKIRLSTNATLIKENQVDEIIDGLYAIEISLDGYDELSCSKVRGKGVFTKVINLIKYIKSKGFNNIGLSMVVGKNNENDIDKFNKINYELGTIPIIRNFMNIGRGNESYIRYLNDELDIGYICEDDYINKNSLNSNMCKAGVNQISIDYKGDVYPCPNLEYDDLKMFNILQFDESMLEKILNRNMEIFDKFDTLKPMNMEECKDCKVNVFCTTCPSKMYTLKNNKEMLNSNCKKMKSILEPIVW; the protein is encoded by the coding sequence ATGGAAGATAGATTTTTTATAAATGATGTATGTGACAACATAATAAATGAAAATCAAGTAATTCTTGCTAATAAGATAAATGGTAAATGGATAAAAATTCCTATTGAATGTTATAAAGTTATAGAATATTCAATAAAAAATAAAAAACCTCTTGATAAACTGGAAGATGTATTTAATTTTGATGAAGATAAAAAATATTATAAACAAGTTGTAGATAAATTAGAACAATTAGGTTTTGTAAGTAATTTTATTGTAGATAAATTTAAATTAGAGAGAGTGAATTTAGTTTCATTTTCTCCAACAAATAGATGTAATTTAAGATGCGATTATTGTTGTGCAGATTCTAAAATTGAAAATAAGGATTATTTGGATACAGAGGAGTTAAAAGAAGCAATAGATAATATAGTTAAAATAAACCCAAGAATTTTAACTATTACAGGTGGAGAACCATTACTTAGGGATGATTTTTTTGAAATACTATCTTATACAAAAGAAAAATTCAAAGGAAAGATAAGGTTATCTACAAATGCTACTTTAATCAAAGAGAATCAGGTAGATGAGATAATTGATGGTTTATATGCAATAGAAATTAGCTTAGATGGTTATGATGAATTAAGCTGTAGTAAGGTAAGAGGAAAAGGTGTATTTACTAAAGTAATAAATTTAATTAAATATATTAAATCAAAAGGATTTAATAATATTGGTTTGTCTATGGTTGTAGGAAAAAACAATGAAAATGACATAGATAAATTTAATAAGATAAATTATGAATTAGGGACAATTCCTATAATAAGAAATTTTATGAATATTGGTAGAGGAAATGAAAGTTATATTAGATACCTTAATGATGAACTTGATATTGGATATATTTGTGAAGATGATTATATAAATAAAAATAGTTTAAATTCAAATATGTGTAAAGCTGGTGTAAACCAAATAAGTATTGACTATAAGGGGGATGTATATCCATGTCCAAACTTAGAGTATGATGATTTAAAGATGTTTAATATATTACAATTTGATGAAAGTATGTTAGAAAAAATTTTAAACAGAAATATGGAAATATTTGATAAGTTTGATACTTTAAAGCCTATGAACATGGAAGAATGCAAAGATTGTAAAGTAAATGTATTTTGTACAACATGCCCATCTAAAATGTATACTTTAAAAAATAATAAAGAGATGTTAAATTCAAATTGTAAAAAAATGAAAAGTATTTTAGAGCCTATTGTGTGGTAA